The DNA sequence GGGGAATTCGTCGTCCATCCGAAAATGGGCAAAGCGCAGGCGGCTAGGGCCACGTGATGGACCCGCCACAATCGGTGCCTTACCAGCCACAGTCATCGCTATCTATTCGTTTTAGGCAGGCGAATACTTGAGCCTATTAGTACCGTCAGGGGCACGACCGCAGCAGCTCACTCATTTGGTTCACGAACGCACACGATACGACAATTGTTCTATTTTGGATTGGTCTAAGAATATATTTCGAACACGTCAGACGCCCCCAATCTCCTGCCCGCAGCCGAGCCGGCGCACACACGTCATCGCTTGTACCACTCGTCTTGTTActtgcttcttctctcccgcTCCATCCTCGCAGCTTGATCACTCCACTGGTGCCAAATATTACATCGCAAGCCATATCAGATCGAGTGAACGCGGCATTTGCGTTGATGCGGTCCATCTGGTTCAGGCGACCTGACCCTCCTATATAATGGCTCGCCCATTTCAGAACCCGTACGAGCCGGTGTAAGTACATGCAGACGGATGCATTCTCGGAGCCTTGGAATTGTGCTGATCAGGCTTCTCTGCATCTTTAGGGATTCTCCCGGCGCCGATAACCCTTTGTCGCCCCAGCCACGTGGCGGCACCCCCATATCGTTTAAAACGAACGTGAATCGCGCGAAGACAAAGCGCTGGGTTgaagcgaagaagatttCTTACGATGGCAATGACTGGGGTGACGATGAGTACGATGAATACGACGAGGATccagttcctcctccaccgcaaCAACAACCTTTGAATCAAAGCACCGGGGACCTCCCAGGTTTAGCGTCCAGAAACATACCTAAGCCCTGGGCTCTTGGAATGGATCGCTCTCGGTCAATGGACCAGGTAATGACGCTAGGGACCGGCCCTGTGGCGGATAGCCGTAGTCACTCAGCCGACCGCAACGCAGAAGAACAGAATCACAACCTCCCATTACGCTCAGCCGACATCTATAGCCGGTTACGCGAGCAGACAGTGGGGCCAGGAAGCCCTCCAAGCTTGAGTCGGGCCTCCACAGATCCAGTACCTACAACTAGCCCGGCAGGACAGGAAGCAAAAGGAAAGCAATCCGAGAACCAGAGTGTTCCTTCAAGACCTCAGAATGATGTTCCTATCATTGGGCTCCCAGATATCAGGCGTCTGTCAGGATTCGGCGCAGATCTCACGGCTGCACCTTCGTCTGACGCTCAGAAAGACCAACCCGCCGAACCACAGCAGCAAGAACCTCAATTACACCATAACCCCTCCGTCGGATTTCGGTCTGTGGTTAATCAAGCTTTTGACGTTCCGGAGACACCGAGCACTATCATCGATAGCATTACACGGTCGGATAGCAATAGCACGTCGATAATAAGCCCGATTATCCCTCCTCGTGGCACAAACGAGAAGACACCAACGATTGAGGAAGAGCCGGAGAGTACATCTCCACCGAGAGGCTTTAAACCTGGTCATCGCCGTGATTTGAGTGTTCCTAGTCCAGATAACAGTCCTTTGAGACGGCCAATAATCACCAATAACGATACCATCGCTCCCGAATCATTAGCAGAGATGTCGTCGGACCTTCCATCTGACTCGCCTCAGGACCAGTCCACGCCAACATATCAACAAGCTACCGTGCAACCGACTACCACAGCCGCAGAAGATCGACCTGCACCGCTCAAAATCAGTGGTAACATGTCTCCGCCTGAAAACTCTATTCCCACCATTGTTCCCTCCCTGAGTACGGAAAATTCACCGCAAGACACCGAGAGTGACAGATTGAGGAAGGAGATCATTCGTTCTTTGAGCCGAGAAAACACCCCTTCTGAGGAACCGGACCCACAAGACAGGTCCAGGCCTCAAACGAGTCGGCAGGATAGTCTCATTCCGAGCGAATATGAACGATACTGGAACGAAACAGCTAGTGCCAGCCCTCAGGGGGAGTTCAAACCCGTCCTTGGATACAACCCCGCGCAGAATGAGTCCCAGGATTTATACTCCAGTAGTCCACTGCAGACGTCTACTACTGCACCAAATGCAGCTCCGCAACAAGACATAACCCCTAAGTTGAAGAGGCGATTCTCCTGGGAGTCTGCCTCCTCCGAGGAACAGCTTGTGCCCGCGACAAATGTCCAATCCCCTCCAGTAGGGCCGATCCCCGGACAATTTCCTGTGGTTGACGAGAAAAGTCTTCAGCCCGAACCCGAGCCCGAACTTGAGCCCAACACTGTGGCTCCACCAGTTGAGACACATGATGAGGCTGAACGCGATAATGTGCCTGAGAAGCCCAAGCTGACCATTATACCCCCGTCTGCCACAGACAACAGTAGCATCGTTTCGGgtcgatatcttccagaagTTGCCAATGCCCAAACCGTTGGAGATGCCTATTCCCCAGCAGGTGCAAACCAGGACGCCGTAACACCTGCGCCTGCACTTGCACCAACGCAGTCACCATCTATTGAAGCAAgcttgcttggcttccgtgatatcctcgagTTGAAGACCTCCGACGAACGGGTGAAAGCGTTCAACAAAACCCGAGACCAGTTTGTGACGATCGACACCGGTCTCAATAATTGGCTCCGGGTTACGATTCATGCCCACCCTGAGTACGCAGATGTTGTGCAGCAAAGTTTGAAACAGACAACAGATGAGTCCAAGTACCCTGTGCCCCGGGCCAAATTCCCTAAACTGTCGTCTCTGGGGAACCTCGTGTCGTCTCACCAGGAAGGGTCGTCCGGGTCAGGCCATGTTAGACGTCCTTCGACTCATCTTGGTTCCATGATGAATAAACAGCATGTGGAACAACGAGGGAAGGATTTCCTCCACACCGCTGGTGTGTTCGGCGGCAAAGCGGGCGAAGCCGCCAAGGGCCTGTTTGCCAAGGGCAGGAGTAAATTTAAAGGTGGAGGGTCAGACAAGGTAGAGCCTTAATTTTCTTCTTATGGGTGGTATGTCATGTTCATCGGTGCAGGGAGCGAGTGGGAACCTCCGGATTATCCATCGCTGTGCCAGCATGTTTCTGATGTTTGATGTTTTGTTTATGTTTCTATTGATACCATGTCTGTAATTGAACATATCTCCGCACTCAGAATGTGACATGATTAATGTCTGTACTTCGGGTTGGGAACTTTTCTTGGTCTTAATACCCTCGTCTGGTTAAACTCATCTAATGTTACGGTGATTGTAGGGGTTTGAATCGAGTCGGGGTTATCGCAGAaaattctctttctcagaACTTGCTCTAGACCTAGCGGAAGAGAACCACGACAAGCGACGGACGGTCCACTTTGGAAGTCTTCCAGTGATGAATGGCGCGCGAGACAGCCAAGTGAAGCGGTTGAGCTTGGACATCAAGCGCAAACAAGTCCCGTCGGTCTCGGCGCGTAGGCCGGTGGAGGGCGCGGTAGCAGACCCAGGATATCACACGGATCCTGAGCCATCCTGCGTCCATCGGCACCGTTCCGGTCTTACACAGGACCTGGACAAGGAAGTAGTTGCTGCACTGGGCTTCAGTGATGCAGATTCGCGATCAGGTCAGTCGGGTCACGCATTATCCTATCGAAGCACGGCTGGAGATCTGGCGGAATTGGCGGCGTCTGACTCTGCAGTCCTTGCGCCGACAGGATCCCAGGAGCATTGGGAGTTGCCTGGCGATAGTGCATCCTCGGCGCATCGATTAGCGCCCGTGCAACCTGGCAGGGATTGTCCTCCCCGAAAGCCTTTGTCGAGGGAGAACGAATCTCCCCCGATGACCCCGATTCAGGTGGCCATCAATGACGCACCTTTGTTGATCCCCGAGTACAAAAGCGACCAGCGGGACATTGGCGACAAGATCCTGTCGTGGACGGAGCAGGCCAACAGTGTTGACGATCCAATGGACCAGCCAAATAACGTTCAGCCACAGCCTGCGTCCGAGGAACCGTCTCCCGAACGCGAAACGACCACTCGGGCACCGTCGTCTACGGGGAAACGGTTTTACTCCTCGGTCATGGAAACCAAAAATCGGGATAGCCAACGTAGTAACGGCGAAATTAAGACGGCAACGCTGCTGGATCCGAGTCACCATCGGCGGGGCTCCAGCGTGCAAGTGCGACTCCAGCCCGTGCCCTCCGTGTCATCCTTGGGCACCCTCGAGGCGGATCGAGACCCGCAACGGCCATTGCGCCAAGTACTTGGTGAGTATAAACCGCTGATCAACAATTTGACAAGGAATTAACGTTCCAAATCCACTGCGCCAGGCCAGGCGAACTCGTCGCGAGTGTCATTCTTGTCGGATCATGACGGGGGCGATGGTCAGCACCAAAGTCTTGGCGGCATACTTAGGCCCGATCGTCAAGGGCGCAGGCCGAAGAGCCCCTGGCCAGGCGATGAGGCTGAACATGCCTCGCGCCGACTTAGCGGTGTCTTTCGACCTCTTCTGTCAGGCAGTAGACCCCGCGATGCTTCCCAATCCACCGATCATGCTCCCTCCAACCCGCCCGCCCAGCCTGCCTCGAAGCAAGCGCCAACGCAGACAGCCTTATCGAcaatggagaagctgaaggtgGTCGGCAACAAAATTCGTCGTCCTTCTCGGGCCTCTGAATCCCACGGTGTAAAGACGGGTCAGCCGCACAGGAAAGCGTTAGACAAAATAAGTGTATGTGTCtcacacacactctctctccCCCAGACACACCCCCTAAGCCGCTTGTTAAAGCTTACCATTCAGTGATATTAATATTCCACTtagggcttcttcaaccgTCGAGCGGAACATGGCCGGCCCAAATCAAGAGCTGCCGAAACCCACGTTCCACCGGTCGTCCAAATCCAGCGTCAGGCCCATTCAATGGACCGGCTTTATCCCGTCTCATCACAGCGCACGTCCACCTCAGACCACTCTCATCTTCCCTCCGCCGAGTATGATCGGCCCCGATCAAATATCGAGAACCACTCCTTCCAGGGCCAACCTCCTCCCGTGGAAGGATACTTCGCGCCGGAGTCCTTCTCGCGGCTTAACGATCCCCAAGAACCCGGTACCCCCTTGACGCAGCAGATCACTGTCGAAGACGTGGCCAGCAATACCATCACGAGTAATCGCATTCCGTCGCCGACCGATTATTTCCGGCATCGACACAGTGGCAGTGGAAGCGGAAATGGTCGACTCACTCCCCAATCACCGCTCTTCCGACCACCCACgaacccccaaaccccccaATATCAACAACCACCGATCGCATCCCCCGGTCTAGCATCCCCACTGCGAGCATCGCCCATCGCCTCCCCCGTCGTTCCCGCCCCACAATCCCCACCCTCCCGCGGCCGTTCCGAGGAAAGAACATACGCCCAAGACCTAAACATCCGCTCCCGCAGCCCGAAAACCTTCGCCCCGCGCCCGGAAGAAAGACACATTCCCAGCACCGACACCACCGACCCTGCCTACCACCTGGGTATTTTCCGCCAAAACCCTCGCACCAGCCGCATCGGCGACCAAGAACGACCCTGGAAACTGACCATTCCTGGCGA is a window from the Aspergillus oryzae RIB40 DNA, chromosome 6 genome containing:
- a CDS encoding uncharacterized protein (predicted protein); protein product: MARPFQNPYEPVDSPGADNPLSPQPRGGTPISFKTNVNRAKTKRWVEAKKISYDGNDWGDDEYDEYDEDPVPPPPQQQPLNQSTGDLPGLASRNIPKPWALGMDRSRSMDQVMTLGTGPVADSRSHSADRNAEEQNHNLPLRSADIYSRLREQTVGPGSPPSLSRASTDPVPTTSPAGQEAKGKQSENQSVPSRPQNDVPIIGLPDIRRLSGFGADLTAAPSSDAQKDQPAEPQQQEPQLHHNPSVGFRSVVNQAFDVPETPSTIIDSITRSDSNSTSIISPIIPPRGTNEKTPTIEEEPESTSPPRGFKPGHRRDLSVPSPDNSPLRRPIITNNDTIAPESLAEMSSDLPSDSPQDQSTPTYQQATVQPTTTAAEDRPAPLKISGNMSPPENSIPTIVPSLSTENSPQDTESDRLRKEIIRSLSRENTPSEEPDPQDRSRPQTSRQDSLIPSEYERYWNETASASPQGEFKPVLGYNPAQNESQDLYSSSPLQTSTTAPNAAPQQDITPKLKRRFSWESASSEEQLVPATNVQSPPVGPIPGQFPVVDEKSLQPEPEPELEPNTVAPPVETHDEAERDNVPEKPKLTIIPPSATDNSSIVSGRYLPEVANAQTVGDAYSPAGANQDAVTPAPALAPTQSPSIEASLLGFRDILELKTSDERVKAFNKTRDQFVTIDTGLNNWLRVTIHAHPEYADVVQQSLKQTTDESKYPVPRAKFPKLSSLGNLVSSHQEGSSGSGHVRRPSTHLGSMMNKQHVEQRGKDFLHTAGVFGGKAGEAAKGLFAKGRSKFKGGGSDKVEP
- a CDS encoding uncharacterized protein (predicted protein) — translated: MSVLRGFESSRGYRRKFSFSELALDLAEENHDKRRTVHFGSLPVMNGARDSQVKRLSLDIKRKQVPSVSARRPVEGAVADPGYHTDPEPSCVHRHRSGLTQDLDKEVVAALGFSDADSRSGQSGHALSYRSTAGDLAELAASDSAVLAPTGSQEHWELPGDSASSAHRLAPVQPGRDCPPRKPLSRENESPPMTPIQVAINDAPLLIPEYKSDQRDIGDKILSWTEQANSVDDPMDQPNNVQPQPASEEPSPERETTTRAPSSTGKRFYSSVMETKNRDSQRSNGEIKTATLLDPSHHRRGSSVQVRLQPVPSVSSLGTLEADRDPQRPLRQVLGQANSSRVSFLSDHDGGDGQHQSLGGILRPDRQGRRPKSPWPGDEAEHASRRLSGVFRPLLSGSRPRDASQSTDHAPSNPPAQPASKQAPTQTALSTMEKLKVVGNKIRRPSRASESHGVKTGQPHRKALDKISGFFNRRAEHGRPKSRAAETHVPPVVQIQRQAHSMDRLYPVSSQRTSTSDHSHLPSAEYDRPRSNIENHSFQGQPPPVEGYFAPESFSRLNDPQEPGTPLTQQITVEDVASNTITSNRIPSPTDYFRHRHSGSGSGNGRLTPQSPLFRPPTNPQTPQYQQPPIASPGLASPLRASPIASPVVPAPQSPPSRGRSEERTYAQDLNIRSRSPKTFAPRPEERHIPSTDTTDPAYHLGIFRQNPRTSRIGDQERPWKLTIPGESEEDKPPDNALAWRQQTTQGVLQCGHDRLPTYEEDTKDPPQENPRDEKPPLSDTPAPARPSMPPLSQSTGNLHPTRGEGRVLNNDAPVELPVQTDDDSSEEILMSSTAYPGQEWRPVGFSGWE